The following coding sequences lie in one Girardinichthys multiradiatus isolate DD_20200921_A chromosome 13, DD_fGirMul_XY1, whole genome shotgun sequence genomic window:
- the snapin gene encoding SNARE-associated protein Snapin: protein MAAVTMVELSSGGDPVAEGLLELIKPAIQQLDVHVHSVRESQVELREHIDNLATELFRINEHQKVALDLDPYVKKLLNSRRRVVLVNNILQNAQERLRRLNHNVAKETARRKTMLEASGVFTPRSPSRP, encoded by the exons ATGGCTGCCGTTACTATGGTGGAACTTTCGTCCGGTGGCGATCCTGTAGCTGAAGGGCTGCTCGAGCTCATCAAACCAGCGATCCAGCAGCTGGATGTACACGTGCATTCAGTCAG AGAAAGCCAGGTGGAATTGAGAGAGCACATAGACAACTTGGCAACAG AGTTATTCAGGATAAATGAACACCAGAAGGTTGCACTAGACCTGGATCCTTATGTGAAGAAGCTACTTAATTCGAGGCGTAGAGTAGTGCTTGTGAACAATATTCTACAGAATGCACAG GAACGTTTGCGGAGGCTAAACCACAATGTAGCCAAGGAGACAGCGCGAAGGAAGACCATGCTTGAAGCATCAGGAGTGTTCACCCCCCGCTCACCTAGTAGACCATGA